The genomic stretch AGTACGGCGGCCCAGTGATCGTGGTAGATTTCGGCACCGCCACGACGTTTTGTGCCATATCCGCGGCCGGCGAGTACTTGGGCGGGGCCATCGCGCCCGGCATCGGCATATCGAGTGAGGCGCTGTTCGCGCGCGCCGCAAAGCTCCCCCGTGTCGAGCTCGTGAAACCGAGGTCGGTTATCGGGCGCAGCACAGTTGCAAGCATGCAGGCAGGCATAATCTACGGGACAGTGGGGCTCGTCGACGGGATAGTGAAGAGGATGAAGCTCGAGATGGGAGGCGATGCCCGCGTGGTGGCTACCGGGGGCTTCGCGCCGCTCATCGCGGAGGATTCATCCGAGATAGACGTGCTCGAGCCCAACCTTACCCTGGAAGGCCTGCGCATGATCTTCGAGAAGAATCGGCCGTGTCCTTGATTTGGGGAGTGAACGGGGTCTGAGAAACTCAGCTCAGCAGCTCGAGAAAGCCATTACCGTAGGTCTTGAGGTAGCGGGCTCCCGGAGGTGGGAGGTCGAGGACTCCCTTGATGAACTCGACCGGCTCGCGGAGACGGCGGGTGCCGAGGTGGTCGGGAGGGTGGTCCAGAGGCGGGCGTCGCCTGACCCCGCTACGTATATAGGCGAGGGGAAAGCCCGGGAGATCGCGGCCCTTGCGATCGTGGCCCACGCTGACCTGGTTATCTTCGATGACGAACTCAGCCCCGCCCAACAACGCAATCTCGAGGAGATCATAGGGATCAAGGTCATCGACCGCACCTGGCTCATCCTCGACATCTTCGCCTCAAGGGCCGCGAGCAAGGAAGGCAAGATCCAGGTCGAGCTCGCCCAGCTTTCTTACTTACTCCCGCGGCTCACAGGCAAGGGCGTCGAGCTTTCGAGGCTCGGCGGCGGCATCGGCACCCGTGGGCCTGGGGAGACGAAGCTCGAGACAGACAGGCGCCGGATTAGAAAGCGCATCGCGGTCCTCCGCGGCGAGCTCGCCGAGATAGCGGCGCGGCGAGGGCTGCAGCGTTCCCGCCGCAAGGAAGCGGGGATACCCGTGGTTTCGCTGGTCGGCTACACCAATGCCGGCAAGTCCACGCTCTTCAACGCCCTCACCGAGTCGCAGGTCCTCGCGGAGGACAAACTTTTCGCCACGTTGGACCCGACGATACGCAGGTGTCGCCTGCCGGGAGGCGGGGTGGTGCTCCTTGCAGACACCGTGGGCTTCATTCGTAAGCTGCCCCACGATCTCGTGGCGGCATTCCGCGCCACCCTGGAGGAAGTCGCCGAAGCCGATGTCATCTGTCACGTGGTGGACGCGAGTCACCCCGGCAAGGACGAGCAGTGTGCGGCGGTGAACGCGGTCCTCGCCGACCTCGGCCTTCAGGACAAGCCGATGGTCACCGTCCTCAACAAGATAGACCTCGTCGAAGGGGACATCAAGAGAGAACGCTTGCGTGTGGAGCACCCCGGTGCGGTGCTGATCTCCGCCGCCGAGCGATGGGGCCTGTCTGACCTGCTTCGAGCGATCGAGGACACGCTTCCTCCGACGGGACGGCGAGGTGGCCCGCAAGCCGAGCCCGGTTCCCGCGCGGCAGTAAGCGGGGCGCATGCCTCAGGCGCAACTGAGCTACGCGGCGGTTCACGCGCCGTTTCCATCTCCATCGGCG from Bacillota bacterium encodes the following:
- a CDS encoding type III pantothenate kinase, whose protein sequence is MILVLDIGNTNIVLGVYENTRLVTSSRMATDRLKTADEYAMLIRDLFSYHGLDFTAIDGAAISCVVPPVIGTFEDLVRRYFHCEPVVVEPGIKTGIVIRYENPKEVGADRIVNAVAAYEKYGGPVIVVDFGTATTFCAISAAGEYLGGAIAPGIGISSEALFARAAKLPRVELVKPRSVIGRSTVASMQAGIIYGTVGLVDGIVKRMKLEMGGDARVVATGGFAPLIAEDSSEIDVLEPNLTLEGLRMIFEKNRPCP